In Asterias rubens chromosome 2, eAstRub1.3, whole genome shotgun sequence, the sequence GTATGCAGACAATATCCAGAAAGCTGTACAAGCCATGGATTTACATATGCAAAACTGTGAAGTTTCAGATGAAGCATCAGTGTTTGGCACATCTTATAAAAAAGGCATGTATGTCTTGTTGAAAGATGCCGCTGGTAACTGGACATTTTCTTGTTTACTACTTGTTATTGTATCACAGTCACACAGGAAAGTTTATTTCCTTGTTAGACCATGTCAGTCTACATTTCTGTGTAAGTTGGGTCTGTACAAAATCCATGATGAAAGACAAAGTGGTGACTCCAGCGTTGTTTGCGTGTCATATTGTGATCTCGTAGACTATTGTCCCttggcttcttataaagttgGCGGTTGTAAAATGATTACACTAAAGAATAAACCATGTGCTCAGTTTAATAAGTAACTGTACGAATCGTGAAAGTAGATTGATAATTTGATCAGTAGCACAACACTTCCTGTAAAGGCCTTCAATGGGTGACGCATGGGACACATGCAAATAAAGTTAGCAAATTTCTTATTAAATGTCAGGATTCAACATGGACAGTCGGCAACTGGAAAGCAGTTCCAGTGAGTCAGAGCTCGATCTGCATGATGTAGAAGAAAAGATAAGAGACATATTGCCAAACATCAAGCGCCGTCGTCTTGCATCATTCCTTGAGTATCTTCAGAAAATGGGTGTCGAGTCTGTAAATGACCTAGTCTACATTAATGAGAGGGATATTTCTCAGACCCTCACACCGATTGAAGCAAGAAGGCTGCTAGACCATTTGAATTGTAGGCCCCCTGTTGGTAAGTTCACTGTAAATACTTACATGGTTTTTTAACCCAAGAGCATGTCAATGGCTTAGCACTTTGTAACAAATATCTACTCTCATTTTAAATACTTCCATTCATATTCTGTTACACTAAATTGTTTTGGCCATATACAGTACGTCCCAGGAAGTGTCCATCTAActgttttaaatataaataagaaTGAGGTCAGATCCTAAGGCTTGGCCTCAACCCCTATGAGTCTTATTTAATTTCAGTCACGCATCACTGCACAGTTGTATTTTTGAATGaaagacaataaaaaacaaatgtgcaACTAGTGTTTttacaatgtgtacatgtatgggtccATTTAACATTGGGCAATATACCTGTCTCTTTTAATACATGGGGGAAGGgggatagttttttttgttttctttctttcttttttttagtttttggggGTTTCAGTTCTATATTATTAAAATGACAATCTTTGAAGTAAGGCACGAGAGAGCATATTGCtatcatttttaaacaaaattgaaaaaattaattttaaaccaaaataagaTTGTCACCTggactgttttaaaaaaagtaataacatTAAAGATAAGACATGAGTATTTATCGTCAAGCAAACTTGTATCCTCAATTCTGATTGTTCAATCAATGGCAACAACAGTGATATACTGTATTGCATGGTCCATATTGCACCCTGTGTCCTGCGCTATTCAAAGCTGCAAGCAACATTCCAGCTACATGCAGTAAACCGCTGAAAGGTTCATATGTAAAACTTGCTAGTTACGACTTTATTGCATGTCAaataagtttgcttgaagataaatttgttatcccGTTCACACTTGTGGAACACCAAAAGCGTAGTGCATCTGTGTCCCACTATACCACTTGGCCGAATATGTGGGGCACAGATGCACTACATTATGCCATTTTTCACTCACGTTCacgaaacaattaaaacaattggCTAAGGTACTCCATTTGTCGTGCAGCTAGTGGCGGTATTTGAGTCCTTTTTTGCTCCACTGTCTTTTTCCtgttatttgtttcaaaactgaaaaagattgttttacttttgcccttTTGGCATTTCCTAGAAAGTGGCTCCCAAAATCGTCGTGTCAAAGCAACACTCGAACTTGATGATTCATCATCCTCAAGAagttcatcatcatcagcaACTGATGAGAGTAGCCAATCCAGTGTGGAAATTGCTGTGGGAAACCCATTCCCATCAAGGTCATCTGCTGAAACAGGTAGCACCCGTGTTCCATGGCAGAAGATGCCCAGACTGCTGATGGCAGCATTAGAGGCAAAGAGAAGACCAGCGCCAAGTCTTCGCAAAGAGATGATACGCATCATTGTAGATGATCTGGATAAACCATCTACATCACTTCCCCGCACAAAGGTGCTGCGCGCATTAAGTTCCGAAATTGTTCAGAGGTTTCCGGATTCTTTCATTGATGAACTTGGTGGGGAGAAAGTTGGATCTGGTTATGACAGCCTGCTCTCACAGTTGGTTAACAGAGTCGACAACATAAGTCATCCTTCAATGAAACGGGGAAGATTCTCTTCTGGGGATGAAATATCTAGTGGCCCGGCAAAGAAAAAGCGGGATTCCTATGGTTGCATAAATTGGCAGCCTATATCACTTCCAAAGGGAGAAACAGTGGCAAGTCAAGTATTGCTTAAAGACGAGCTGAAGGCTCTCCACGCATCTGAGCCTCACACGGATAAGACCCAAATCATGGAAAAGATGTCAACAACATATGCAACACAGAGAGCAATGCTGAACAAAGCCAACTGTGCTCTTCTTGATGTAATTGAGGACTGGCCATATCTCTTTGATGAGAAGTTTATGCTAATGCACTTCAAGGAGCTAGTTGGTACTGACATCATGCACAAGGTGCAAGAAAGCTTCAAGGACAAAATTCCCAAGATTCTGCGCTTCCTTAAGCAGCACTCTTCATGTCTGCGAAACAAACAACTCCAGGATACACTCCAGCAACTAGAGGCAGCTGTTGATGTAGTGGGCAACAAGTCACCACAAGTGATTGGCTTAATCACTGTTTTGTGTGCCTACTTTGGTGAGGACAGGGGATGCCACATCCTTTCTACGGAGGTAAGCAACTTAGAAATATATCTATATACTTTcctcataatgttttttttttaaaaccttctCCTGAAAGTTTTGACTGCGTGTCTGCATTTATGTATGTGGACAGAAAAATCAGCACTTAACAGTTTGTACTTCGCACTGTGAGTCTATCCAAGGCATTCATGTAAAAGAGGAGGAGTTAACACACATTCATGTTTGTAATCTTTGATCACCCATTGTGTCATATGTGTAAACATCCTCAATCGTTGACCCCTTAATTTTGTCCTTCAtttgttcagactttttttaattttttttttttaccaaatccAGTTGTTTTAGTAAATGTTGATCAAATATTTGCTTTACAGGAACTTGAGAAACCTGTTTTCAACAAAGAGGACCTACCCGGAAATCCCTGTCTGCTTGTCAAtggtaagtacatgtatttgattATCCAAGTATACAGGGtgagtaaaaaaatatatcccTTTGGAATAGTTCTTGGCTCCCGCAAAAATGGGAAAGGTAACTAGGGCTCCTGGATCCGCCACTGCTTCATTTGTTTATCACAGCACACTTATGTTACCATCCCCAGAAAGTAAAGGGGCTATATTTATCTATTCAAATTTAAACATCCTTGGTGACATTGGATGGCTTCAGTACATGTAAATTTACTTGTTAAACTACCTGGTGCTACAACAATATTCAGTCCAttcattcaaataaattcaCTAAGTCCAttcattcaaataaattcaCTAAGTCCAttcattcaaataaattcaCTAAGTCCAttcattcaaataaattcaCTAAGCATACCCCCCACAGTCTCCTGATGACGAGCAGAGCATACTGTCTGGAACATCAAGTTTAATTCCCTCCAGTTCCCTGGAGTTCCCTCCCAAAGAGATTtgtcacatggtgctaccgtaAATCTTTAGAATTATTGCTATCTCCACCATGCTACCTTCAAATCTTATCATACTCCACCCCATCCCCAAGataaaaattgcattttgattttcagggaagctaCTAGAGGCCAACAAATGGTCACTTGCTATTGGACAGCTGACAGTCGCTGATGTGGACAACCCCATTACCGCACTCTGCATGCTTTTCGGCAGTTACTACATCTTCAACCTACAGTATCCGGCTACCTCAGCGGGAGTAATGGAGTTTATTCAAAGGttggtaaaacaaaagtaaacaaatacagTACTGTAGTTGGGGTACACCCAATGTCCCTATGTTCCCAAACCctgtgttccccccccccccaaaaaaaaaaaaaaaaaaaaaaaaaacagttacggTTAGGATTAGGGTAATGGTAAGGGTTTCagttagggttgaacaaagggaTTCGGGGAAGATAGGGACTGGGGGACATCGGTCGCACCCCTATAGTTACCCAAAGGGATATCTTCCAAGTGCACATTTTAAACGCTAATTTTTTAGTGGTC encodes:
- the LOC117307415 gene encoding uncharacterized protein LOC117307415, with amino-acid sequence MKRGRFSSGDEISSGPAKKKRDSYGCINWQPISLPKGETVASQVLLKDELKALHASEPHTDKTQIMEKMSTTYATQRAMLNKANCALLDVIEDWPYLFDEKFMLMHFKELVGTDIMHKVQESFKDKIPKILRFLKQHSSCLRNKQLQDTLQQLEAAVDVVGNKSPQVIGLITVLCAYFGEDRGCHILSTEELEKPVFNKEDLPGNPCLLVNGKLLEANKWSLAIGQLTVADVDNPITALCMLFGSYYIFNLQYPATSAGVMEFIQRCLVGINPQEGTKGGQKKTAVHAGLLKLTNALKSFEWNV